One stretch of Centroberyx gerrardi isolate f3 chromosome 13, fCenGer3.hap1.cur.20231027, whole genome shotgun sequence DNA includes these proteins:
- the adcyap1b gene encoding adenylate cyclase activating polypeptide 1b isoform X1, which translates to MASSSKATLVLLIYGIIMHYSVYCTPIGLSYPKIRLENDAFDEDGNSLSDMGFDSDQIAIRSPPSLDDDVYTLYYPPEKRPERHAEEELDRALREILGQLTARQYLHSLMTIRVGEDSSMEEESEPLSKRHSDGIFTDSYSRYRKQMAVKKYLAAVLGRRYRQRVRNKGRRLAYL; encoded by the exons ATGGCCAGTTCGAGTAAAGCGACTTTAGTCTTGCTCATCTATGGAATCATAATGCACTACAGCGTCTACTGCACACCTATCGGACTAAGTTACCCTAAGATTAG ACTTGAAAACGACGCCTTCGATGAGGATGGGAATTCATTAAGCGACATGGGTTTTGATAGCGATCAAATTGCTATACGAAGCCCTCCATCCTTAGACGACGACGTGTACACTCTGTACTACCCACCAGAGAAGAG ACCAGAAAGGCATGCAGAGGAAGAATTAGATAGAGCCTTGAGGGAGATCCTGGGTCAGTTAACAGCGAGACAATATCTGCATTCTCTGATGACAATACGTGTAGG cgAAGACAGCAGCATGGAGGAAGAGTCGGAGCCCTTATCCAAAAGACATTCAGATGGGATCTTCACCGACAGCTACAGTCGCTATAGAAAGCAGATGGCCGTCAAGAAATACCTGGCAGCGGTCCTGGGAAGAAGGTACAGACAGAGAGTTAGGAACAAAGGACGTCGACTTGCCTATTTGTAG
- the adcyap1b gene encoding adenylate cyclase activating polypeptide 1b isoform X2, with the protein MASSSKATLVLLIYGIIMHYSVYCTPIGLSYPKIRLENDAFDEDGNSLSDMGFDSDQIAIRSPPSLDDDVYTLYYPPEKSEDSSMEEESEPLSKRHSDGIFTDSYSRYRKQMAVKKYLAAVLGRRYRQRVRNKGRRLAYL; encoded by the exons ATGGCCAGTTCGAGTAAAGCGACTTTAGTCTTGCTCATCTATGGAATCATAATGCACTACAGCGTCTACTGCACACCTATCGGACTAAGTTACCCTAAGATTAG ACTTGAAAACGACGCCTTCGATGAGGATGGGAATTCATTAAGCGACATGGGTTTTGATAGCGATCAAATTGCTATACGAAGCCCTCCATCCTTAGACGACGACGTGTACACTCTGTACTACCCACCAGAGAAGAG cgAAGACAGCAGCATGGAGGAAGAGTCGGAGCCCTTATCCAAAAGACATTCAGATGGGATCTTCACCGACAGCTACAGTCGCTATAGAAAGCAGATGGCCGTCAAGAAATACCTGGCAGCGGTCCTGGGAAGAAGGTACAGACAGAGAGTTAGGAACAAAGGACGTCGACTTGCCTATTTGTAG
- the yes1 gene encoding tyrosine-protein kinase yes produces MGCVRSKEDKGPALKYRPDNSNATPVNAHMGHYGPDPTLMGHSPAMKTHNNSYNSHGAALTPFGGASSIMTPFGGASTSFTSVAVSSPFPSVVTGGVTFFVALYDYEARTSDDLSFKKGDRFQIINNTEGDWWEARSINTGQKGYIPSNYVAPADSIQAEEWYFGKMGRKDAERLLLVPGNQRGTFLARESETTKGAYSLSIRDWDEIKGDNVKHYKIRKLDNGGYYITTRAQFETLQKLVKHYTEHADGLCYRLTSVCPTVKPQTQGLAKDAWEIPRESLRLELKLGQGCFGEVWMGTWNGTTKVAIKTLKPGTMSPEAFLQEAQIMKKLRHDKLVPLYAVVSEEPIYIVTEFMGKGSLLDFLKEGDGKYLKLPQLVDMAAQIADGMAFIERMNYIHRDLRAANILVADNLVCKIADFGLARLIEDNEYTARQGAKFPIKWTAPEAALYGRFTIKSDVWSFGILLTELVTKGRVPYPGMVNREVLEQVERGYRMPCPQGCPESLHEMMRHCWKKEPDERPTFEYIQSFLEDYFTATEPQYQPGDNL; encoded by the exons ATGGGTTGCGTCAGGAGCAAAGAGGACAAGGGCCCGGCGCTGAAGTACCGACCCGACAACTCGAACGCCACGCCGGTCAACGCCCACATGGGCCACTACGGGCCCGACCCCACCCTGATGGGGCATTCCCCGGCCATGAAGACACACAACAACAGCTACAACAGTCACGGCGCCGCCCTCACGCCCTTCGGCGGGGCTTCTTCGATCATGACGCCGTTCGGCGGGGCGTCCACCTCCTTCACCTCGGTGGCTGTGAGCAGCCCCTTCCCTAGTGTCGTCACAG GTGGTGTAACATTTTTTGTGGCGCTGTACGACTATGAAGCCAGGACGTCGGACGATCTGTCATTCAAAAAAGGGGATCGCTTCCAGATTATCAATAACAC ggaAGGCGACTGGTGGGAGGCTCGCTCCATCAACACCGGGCAGAAAGGTTACATCCCCAGTAACTACGTGGCTCCGGCCGACTCCATACAGGCTGAAGA ATGGTACTTTGGTAAAATGGGCCGCAAAGATGCTGAGCGTCTCCTGTTGGTTCCAGGGAACCAGCGAGGCACTTTCTTGGCACGAGAGAGCGAGACTACTAAAG GTGCCTACTCTCTGTCCATCCGGGACTGGGATGAGATAAAGGGAGACAACGTCAAACACTACAAGATCCGCAAGCTGGATAACGGTGGTTATTACATCACCACCCGGGCCCAGTTTGAGACGCTGCAGAAGCTGGTGAAACACTACACAG AGCATGCAGATGGGCTGTGCTACAGGCTGACGTCTGTGTGTCCCACGGTGAAGCCTCAGACCCAGGGCCTGGCTAAAGATGCCTGGGAGATCCCCCGAGAGTCCCTGCGACTGGAGCTCAAACTGGGCCAGGGCTGCTTCGGAGAAGTCTGGATGG GCACGTGGAATGGCACCACTAAGGTAGCAATCAAGACCCTGAAGCCGGGCACCATGTCCCCAGAGGCCTTCCTCCAGGAGGCTCAGATCATGAAGAAACTCCGACACGACAAACTGGTGCCTCTGTACGCCGTGGTGTCCGAAGAACCCATCTACATCGTCACCGAGTTCATGGGCAAAG GGAGTTTACTGGACTTTCTGAAGGAGGGAGATGGAAAATACCTGAAGCTGCCCCAGCTGGTGGATATGGCTGCACAG ATTGCAGATGGCATGGCCTTCATAGAGAGGATGAACTACATCCACAGGGACCTGAGAGCTGCCAACATTCTGGTGGCTGATAACCTGGTGTGTAAGATTGCCGACTTTGGCCTGGCCCGGCTGATCGAGGACAACGAGTACACTGCCAGACAAG gtgCCAAGTTCCCCATCAAGTGGACGGCCCCTGAAGCGGCTCTGTACGGCCGCTTCACCATCAAGTCAGACGTCTGGTCCTTCGGTATACTACTGACTGAACTGGTGACCAAGGGCAGAGTACCATACCCAG GCATGGTGAACCGGGAGGTGCTTGAGCAGGTGGAGCGAGGCTACCGCATGCCGTGCCCCCAGGGCTGCCCCGAGTCCCTCCACGAGATGATGAGGCACTGCTGGAAGAAGGAGCCAGATGAAAGACCCACATTCGAGTACATCCAGTCCTTCTTGGAAGACTACTTCACAGCCACAGAGCCACAGTACCAGCCAGGGGACAACCTCTAG